A genomic segment from Microbulbifer elongatus encodes:
- a CDS encoding DUF4198 domain-containing protein, with translation MKKNFTSVLVAGLMAAGVAMQAEAHRAWILPSSTVLSGDDPYVTFDAAVSNTIFFPDHVAMGVDAVTVAAPNGKTLSLENASRGKYRSTFDLQLTEEGTYKVGLASSGLRAFWKDAEGKRKMWPRRGQQANDAEFETAVPKDAKDLRVTQSSRRVETFVTAGAPTSDVLKPEGVGLELVPVTHPNDLYAGEAASFKLLIDGEPAKGAEVVLIPGGTRYRDSQNEISAQADAEGKFSVTWPSAGQYFMEAEYEDGKARAPATVRRGSYSATFEVLPL, from the coding sequence ATGAAAAAGAATTTCACAAGCGTTCTGGTTGCCGGCCTGATGGCCGCCGGTGTGGCAATGCAGGCGGAAGCCCACCGGGCATGGATTCTGCCGAGCAGTACGGTACTGTCGGGTGACGATCCCTATGTCACCTTTGACGCCGCTGTCTCCAATACCATTTTCTTTCCGGATCACGTGGCGATGGGGGTGGACGCGGTCACAGTAGCGGCGCCCAACGGTAAAACTCTGTCACTGGAGAATGCGTCCAGAGGTAAATATCGCTCTACCTTCGACCTGCAGCTGACGGAAGAGGGCACCTACAAAGTCGGTCTCGCTTCCTCCGGTTTGCGCGCTTTCTGGAAAGACGCAGAGGGCAAACGCAAAATGTGGCCGCGACGGGGCCAGCAGGCGAATGACGCGGAGTTTGAAACCGCCGTACCCAAGGACGCCAAAGACCTCCGCGTCACCCAGAGCTCCCGTCGGGTTGAAACCTTCGTCACTGCGGGTGCCCCTACCAGTGATGTGCTCAAGCCCGAGGGGGTTGGCCTGGAACTGGTGCCGGTCACCCACCCCAATGACCTTTATGCAGGTGAAGCGGCCAGTTTCAAACTGCTGATTGACGGCGAACCGGCGAAAGGCGCAGAAGTGGTGCTGATCCCCGGCGGCACCCGCTACCGCGACAGCCAGAACGAAATCAGTGCCCAGGCTGACGCTGAAGGCAAGTTCAGTGTCACTTGGCCGAGTGCGGGGCAGTACTTTATGGAAGCGGAATATGAGGATGGCAAAGCCCGCGCACCGGCGACCGTGCGTCGCGGTTCCTACTCTGCAACCTTCGAAGTGCTGCCCCTTTAA
- a CDS encoding NADPH cytochrome P450 oxidoreductase family protein produces the protein MTENQRIALALGCILLWLLWVVDLYLQYRRTLRSADRLQLSQVEDSVLIAYASQSGTAATLARQSADHLGASQPVTLLPLSQVSSDTLRTVRKALFVVATYGEGEPPDNGQRFARKFLGHSSGASGEVATLDLSHLSYSVVALGDSTYERFCAFGQRLFDGMAALGARALNPLHKVDRAQGDTGALASVMPAWFRASPAMTHDRAPPAKQPVIWWRLAERGLLNTGSPGAPLFELTLRAVSDWPRWRAGDVFELQPRQPRAVVADWLARHQLDANEWVVVGGRGQTLQAWLRERRLPGGRFSREKLLCGDFSEFPLLPMREYSVASCSAEKALKLIVRQQADSHGNLGLGSGWLTEFCEVGELFGGRLRENSHCHTPDHSRSLLMVGAGSGLAGLRAQLAERAAEASVQGGAGPVWLVYGERRAESDRPLAREVETWQQLGIISRCDRVFSRGASDQPGYVQDVLAAHAQDLCRFLARGADIYVCGNRDGMGQGVDRVLRQQLGDREVTSLLENGRYRRDLY, from the coding sequence GTGACCGAGAATCAACGTATCGCGCTTGCTCTGGGTTGTATTCTGCTCTGGTTGCTGTGGGTGGTCGATCTGTACCTGCAGTATCGTCGCACCCTACGCAGTGCAGATCGTCTGCAGCTGTCACAGGTGGAAGACAGCGTTCTTATCGCGTATGCCAGTCAAAGCGGTACCGCCGCCACACTGGCACGGCAGAGCGCTGATCACCTCGGCGCATCGCAGCCGGTTACCCTGCTGCCCCTCAGTCAGGTTTCTTCCGATACCCTGCGAACAGTGCGCAAGGCGCTGTTCGTTGTCGCGACCTACGGCGAAGGCGAACCGCCGGATAACGGCCAACGCTTCGCCAGGAAGTTTCTGGGCCATAGCAGCGGCGCCAGTGGTGAAGTTGCGACCCTGGACCTTTCGCACCTTTCCTATTCCGTGGTTGCCCTGGGTGACAGCACCTACGAGCGCTTTTGCGCCTTCGGGCAGCGCCTGTTTGATGGCATGGCCGCGTTGGGGGCCCGCGCCCTGAACCCTCTGCATAAAGTAGACCGGGCCCAGGGTGATACCGGCGCGCTGGCCAGTGTCATGCCCGCCTGGTTTCGCGCTTCCCCGGCGATGACGCATGACCGGGCGCCGCCGGCCAAACAACCGGTGATCTGGTGGCGACTGGCGGAGCGCGGTCTTCTGAATACCGGGAGCCCCGGTGCCCCCCTGTTTGAACTCACTCTGCGAGCGGTCAGCGACTGGCCCAGATGGCGCGCTGGTGATGTGTTTGAGTTGCAGCCCCGTCAGCCTCGCGCCGTGGTGGCAGACTGGCTCGCGCGACATCAGCTGGATGCGAACGAGTGGGTGGTGGTGGGCGGGCGCGGTCAGACCCTGCAGGCCTGGCTGCGCGAGCGTAGGTTGCCAGGTGGCAGATTCAGCCGGGAAAAACTCTTGTGTGGCGACTTTTCCGAATTTCCGCTTCTGCCGATGCGCGAATACTCGGTGGCTTCCTGTTCCGCGGAAAAAGCCCTCAAGCTGATCGTTCGCCAACAGGCGGACTCCCATGGGAATCTGGGCCTCGGGTCGGGATGGCTGACGGAGTTCTGTGAAGTGGGGGAATTGTTTGGTGGCCGCTTGCGGGAAAATTCGCACTGCCACACGCCGGACCACAGCCGCTCGTTACTGATGGTTGGGGCCGGCAGTGGACTGGCCGGGTTGCGCGCGCAACTGGCGGAGCGGGCAGCCGAAGCCTCTGTGCAGGGTGGTGCCGGCCCTGTTTGGCTGGTTTATGGTGAGCGCCGTGCCGAATCGGACCGCCCACTGGCACGGGAAGTCGAGACCTGGCAACAGCTGGGCATCATATCTCGCTGCGACCGGGTGTTTTCCCGCGGGGCATCGGATCAACCCGGGTATGTGCAGGATGTTCTCGCCGCGCATGCGCAGGACCTGTGTCGTTTCCTCGCTCGCGGGGCGGATATATACGTCTGTGGTAATCGCGATGGAATGGGGCAAGGGGTGGACCGCGTTCTACGGCAACAGCTTGGAGATCGCGAAGTGACATCGCTGCTCGAGAATGGTCGGTATCGCCGGGACCTGTACTGA